GTTTTATCCTGATACTCTGGGAAAACCCCTTGAAGAAATTGCGGGTGTCTTTGGAGATACAGATATGGTTGCTCTGGTTCCTCAGCGAGATGGGTCAAAGTCGGACAGCGGAAATAATTTTGAGTGAGAGGCTGGAAAGCTCTTCAGTTGGTGGATTGGACTGTTGTATTGTCTTCACTCCTTTGAAGGACGTATTCCTGCAAATTAGAGCaactatagttaaaaaagaCCTTTCGCCTTTGAATTAAATCTAGTTTATAACCTACTTTGTATATTTGCCAAAGGCTGGCGTCACTCAACATCTCAAGGTATTGTAAGTCAGCATGAGAACAATCGATATGTTAATGACTCAGAGCGATGAACTCGCAGCCAAGACCGCATAAATGATAAGACACACTGAATACGCTAAAGATTGCAGTATACTGCATATCGGCCAACACAGTTGGAGCGGGGAAGCCATCACTACCGAGGCGGTAGAGTGTGCAACGTTGTGACATGATGACTGCAAAATTCGTGCCTAGTGGCTTGAATAGCGCCTCTACCAGTACTCACTGCCGAGGTCTTCATACAATATTGTGTATGTCCTAGCGTTTTGGGTACTGTGATTTTGACTGCAATATAGAAAGATTTGTGTATGAACCTTATAAGAATCTGTAGTCCTCGGAAAAGGTTTGATAGTAAAATAACCGAGGGCACTCTTAAAAGTGGACATATTTGGAACTACGCTGCAGCGCCTGTTGACCATCAACCATGCTTATAACAAGATAAAACGACTTGCTGGCCTCAATTCGCATATCGCTAATTCAAAAGAAAGGGAAAGCCACTCACGTTGTAAGCTGTTTGTAACACAGGCCAAGTGCATATTCGTACATTCAAACGCAAGCCCATCATGAGCCCATCCGCAGAGTCCAATGGTATCGCTGCAAGTACAGTTTCTCAAATCAAACAACGCTACAAGAAGGAACACGATAAGAGGCTCCGCAGTGATGGCCTCAGCCAGTTTACCGACTTGTACAGCGTTCCAAAATTCCAGCACTTCAAGCAGGATCCCTGGGTAGACCAATCAACATATGACAAGTTACCCCGCGCGACAAACGGAGACAGTTGCGATTTTGCAATAGTCGGTACTGGCATCGGCGCCCTGCTCTTCGCAGCGAGACTGGTAGAGGCTGGGGTTAAGCCCGAGAATCTTCAGTTCATCGACACAGCAGCAGGCTGGGGTGGTACTTGGTACTGGAATCGCTACCCTGGCCTCATGTGCGACGTGGAAAGTTACATCTACATGcctcttctcgaggagaCGGGATATATCCCCAAGAACAAGTACTCAACTGGAAAAGAGATTCGCGAGCACCTTGAGCGGATAGCTTCCAAATACGGCTTGACTGGTCGAGTTTGGTTTCGAACTCGAATGGACGAATGTGTCTGGGATGATGACAAAAAGGAGTGGGCTATGAAACTTGCGGAACTGGTTCACGATGGCAAGGAGCGCGAAGCTGTCACTGTGACATCTCGGTTCGTCATTTTGACTACGGGCCTCATGCTCGTTCCGCAAGTTCCCCGGATCAAAGGCATCGAAAACTTCACGGGAGACTGTTTCCACCCTGCTCGATGGGATTATAACAGTACCGGGGGGACCCCGGACGATCCATCAATGGTACGActgaaagacaagaaagTCGGACTCATCGGCACTGGTGCTTCAGCCATTCAGATCTTGCCCGAGTTGGCCAAGTGGTCCAAGGAGGTCTACGTCTTCCAACGGACGCCATCTGCTGTCGCCGCTAGATATAATCGCCAGACAGACGAAAGCCTGTTCAAGAGCGAAGTCGCCAACAAGCGTGGCTGGTGGGAGGCGAGATGTCTGAACTACTGCGCCCACCTGAACAACCACAATCCGAAGCCACCGGTCGATCTCGTCAACGATAGCTGGACAAATATGCCATCTTACAGTGCGATATCAGGCTCGCCTGCCCACGATCCCAAGACACCTCAAGAGATGCAGGAATACTACGCCTACTTGGAAGAGCTCGACCTCAAGAGGCAAAGCAAGATACGTGGGCGTATTGATGACTTGGTCAAGGACTCAGAAGTCGCTGCCAAGTTGAAGCCATGGTATTCCGGCTGGTGCAAGAGACCGTGCTTCCACGACGAATATCTCGACGCATTCAACAATCCCCGTGTGCATCTCGTTGACACTGATGGACGTGGCGTCCAGGAGATCACAGAAACCGGGGTTGTGGTTAAAGAAGAACACTTCGACATAGATGTACTCGTGCTAAGCACTGGTTACAAGAGTCCTTTCCTCTACAGTCCACCAGGCCGAGTCGGCATCAAGGTCTTCGGCCGCAACAGGGTCGATCTGGACGCCAAATGGAGTTCGGGCGTGACGACATTACATGGTATGATGAGCCACGATTTCCCAAACATGTTCTGGCCTGGCTTCATCCAGGGCGGTGGGAATCCCAACTACACGTTCATCGCCGACCAAGCCGCCAAGCAGTTTGCTTACCTCGTGGCCACTGGCGCTAAAGAGGCTCAGAACAATGTCTCCCACGACAGCCGCTACGAGTACAACTTCACCATCGAGGCAACCGccgatgctgaggaggaatGGGCGCAGAAGATTGTGAGCCAGGCCCACATGTTTGGGGCTTCGGCTGGCTGCACGCCCAGTTACATCAACGCCGAGGGGGAGTTTGAGGGTGTAAAGGACCCAAAGAAGCTTGCTCGAATGGCGCGTATGTCGATCTGGGGTAAAGGACAGGAGGACTACAATAAGATTCTGCGAGCTTGGCGAGAAAGCGGTAGTCACCAAGGTGTTGACATCAACCCAGTGTAGTGTTAGTGCCGTTAGTGCTTGATTCATGTTTCCTGTTCTATATCGCAATACCTAAGTCCGAGACAGCTGCTTCTCCTGCATATTCAGCGTGCCAGGACTTCATCAAAGTGGTCTTCATCCCTGCGTGGCTTCCAGCACGACGTTAGAAATTCCTTACAAACGTGCGTTAATACGTAGAGGGCCGAAAGAACCACTGAGCATAAAGTATGATTGGCAATGTTCAAAGCCATACGTATACCAAAGTCCGGCTAGATGTTCTCTCTCTAGCATGTCTctattcttctttttttcttacttCTAAGCTGTTTGGAATGTACCTTGGTCCGAGGGATCTAAGTATGTCAACCGTAGGGATCTATAGGATATGCTTAAGAGCTACCTCGGGACAAGTGTTAAAGCTCCTTCAACTATGTAAGGCTTTGTATATGTATAACATTCATTCTTCTGTTGTCGTTACCTAAAAGCTCTGTTACTTTCATTGCATATCGAGcaatattactatagctcTATAAAGCAAGTCCCTGAATAAACTTCTGCCAACATGGCTTTTGCAGGAAAGGTCATAGCAATCACTGGAGGTGCACAGGGCATCGGTTTAGCAACGGCAAGGCTGGTTGCGAGCAGGGGCGCCTCCACTAGCATACTCGACAACAACCCAACAACACTTGAGTCTGTGGAGAAGGAGTTCATTGCAAACAAATGGCCGATTCACACATTTACTGCAGATATCCGTCAAGCTGACCAGGTTGATGCTTGGATCGAGAGTGCCGTGAAGAGATTCGGCCGTCTCGATGGTGCGGTCAACGCTGCCGGAACAGTCGGGAAGTTTCATGGCCAGAAGCCAATAGCGCTTCTAGATGACGACGATTGGAACCTCGTTATGGGTATCAACGTCAACGGTGCGATACTCTCCGGCTACGGCCAATCCTCCACTACGCAACTAGGCTGACAAGTGAACACAACAGGGATGATGCACTCCCTGCGTGCCGAATTGCGGCATATGCAGTCTGGCGGAAGCATAGTGAACATCGCTTCAAACTTGGGTTCGAAAGGCGCTCCAGGTTGTGCGCCATATGCAACATCCAAGCACGCCGTTATCGGACTGACTATGAGTGCCGCCCATGATTACGGATCTCATGGTATAAGGATCAACGTCGTGTCGCCAGGTGGGACTCATGGGCCGTTGATGAAGAGCGTGGTTGGTGAcatgcctcctccacctccctCTGTCTTGGGAAAGTACGGACAGCCTGAAGAGGTCGCTTTGCAGATTGCGTGGCTTCTGGGGCCTGAGAGCACTCATAGCTCGGGCAGTATTTTCCGGGTTGATGGCGGGGAGTTTTGTTAGGGTTGTACTTTACTTTACAATGGAATTCAAACCCCTTACCTAGTTACATcgttataaataaagacgaCTTTCAGCACTACAACTAACAGCCTAATTCTAACCGTTAAACAAACCTACAATTACTTTCGAGAATGTACTGAAAATGCAAGTTAACAGTAGTTAACGTGCTAGCCTTACCAGATTAGGCAGGCCGGCATGGTATATTCCGAAAAGGCGGTTCGAGCCTTCGTCAGATGTCACTTTATTCCGTTAGATCTCGTATTGCTTACAGCGCACAAGCTGTAGTTATACCAAGGTTCATGTACTGATAGCAAAATATCTTTGCGCCCATCAGCAGCTTCTGAATCCAGCGAAGGCCGCTGACATTGATGTACTGCACTGAGTAGCATCGCATTAAATGAAGGCCGCTGATGTCAGCATAGTAATTAGGCATCTAGATGAGTCGGGGCATGGTTACATGGAGAATGGAGATCACTTTCTACGCTGATGGTCCAGTTATTATCGGTTCATATTGAACCGTTTGCAAAAGCATACGTTCAAGCGGTGTATAAATACTTACTGTCTTTGTCGGTAGAAacgaaaataaaaaactaaaccTCGCGACTCATCAATCAGCATGAAGATCACCACCTTCCTTACTTCCGCTCTCGCTGGCGCCGTCGCTGCCCGCGATAGCGTCTACCTCGTAAACTCCTACAAGGGCAGTGAGATTTCTAGCGGCATAGCATATTATGCCGATGGACATTCTGCAACCGGAGGATCCCGTCCTGATGACTATGTTGACGTCGTACATGGAAGCAACATCATCTGGGAAGGTCGAACGGTGAAGGGTAGGTTTTCTTTGAGTCTGTAGGATGTCAAGAGTAGAAATTGACTGGATTTAGGCACTTTCAGCAGTGGTGTATCCTTTACATCAAGCATTTTTGCGGATGCAGGCGGTAAGCAGGGAAATGCTTGGGCTGGTACGGGAACGAACGGGTTTCACACATACAACTGTTACAAGGGGACGAACCCTAATGGCAAGCCTTGGGTCTTATATACTGTGGATGGCTGGACTGTCAACGTTATCTACTTCTGCAACCCCTTCAATTAGAGGGTTATGGATGGAGGTATAGCAAAGGCCAGACGGGGTATTTCAGTGGTTGTCAGTACTTTTGCCCACTAGAGCTGTCATAGCCATGCTACAGTATAGATTGAACAACAGCTATTTGcacttgagacttgtggctgtgagcttattccgacagagagaacctagaacAGGAGCTTTagttatagcttattatccTTTAAGCACTGGATGTCTAAATACTGAACTAAATTATCACTTCTCAATTGCAGCTTTTACTCTTCCAAATTCCTTTTCCAAACCTTCACAGGCATAGGCCCAAGGATGTGGTTCATCgtctcctccctcttcaaTTTGAAGCCTGCTGGTAGGGCAAACTCATACCGGTGGACTATTGAAGCAAGGCAAACAGCCTGCTCAAGGTAAGAGATATTACGCCCGATGCAGCCTCGAGCACCAGCTgagaaagtaataaagtgGGACTGTAGCTCCTTTCCCTTCTCGCCCAAGAATCTTTCCGGGATGAATTTCTCTGACTCGGGATAAATGCTCTCGTCACGATGTGCCACAAGAGCAGACACTCCAACAGATGTGTTGCCTGGAACATACTGCCCCATGATTGTCAATCCTTCAGGAGGAGTCTGACGGCCAAGATTCTGCGGAGTCGGGGGCCAGAGGCGAAGCGACTCATCGAGACAGGCACGCAGATAGGGAAGATGCTTGACCTTTTCGTAGGGTGCAACAGCCTCATCAGGCTCCAGGACAGAGTCAAGTTCTTGTCGCAGGAGCTCCATCACCCTCGGGTTGAGGATCAACTGATAAAGAATGTTGGCCAAAGCAATCGCGGTCGTGACGCTCCCGGCGTTCATCATGATGTTGATTTCAGCAACAATCTCGCCCCATTCGAGCTCATGCGAGTTGCCGTTCTTGTCCTCCATGAGCGCCTGGAAAAAGTCATCAAGCTTTTCTCCCCTCTGATATCGATCTAATCGGATCTGAGCTCGTCGCAATACAATATCATCCCAGCCCTTCGCTGACTTTGACATCTTTCGATAGAAGgggatgatgttggagatcTTATTGAGCAATTTGTAATGGTCGTACGTCCAAAGAAGATAGGACTGCTTGCGTGCAGTGGGATAAAGGCACTCGCGTAAATTAGCCTTGTAAACGGTACCGCATGTCTGCTGGGCTTCTACACAGTCGTggccttgatcaagaagaccaagtttCTCTGAAAGGCCAATGTCGGCGATGGCGtcgagggagaagaagttggacCAGGCGCGGAAGTCAAGATTGACGTCTTGGGGGTCGGGAAACTTGGCACCCTTAGGCAAAGGAGCTGTGCAGACCTTATCGAAATGGTTCATCATTCGTTGCACCTTATCGGCGACCTTGTACTCCCAGCcctcgaggttcttgagtGCGTAAGCAGATGACAGGACCTTTCGCTTCCGGGCATGCTCGTGTTTATCGACAACATCAGCCAGGTGAAAGTGAGTTCCGGCTCCTACGATGTATGATTCGTCCTTTATACAGGGGGTTCCGTGTCCATAGATGTCTTTAATGGCCTGACCGCCAGCGAAGGATAGTGAATTCGGTCCTGTTCTGATAATGGGCTTCGTCTTGTGTAATTTTGCGAGGTGGGTCGACCGAGCGCCCCCATGAGCGAGGATCATGAATGGAAGATTGGACATTCCGGAGAATGTGGACATGTTAGGGAAGCGTCGAAGACCTGGATGGAGTCAGTATGGCCGCTTCCTCTTTGGACAAGATAGCTTACCTTTGGGGTCCTTAAGGTAGACAATAAAAGGGTAGATAATGAAGTAGATGATTACAGCAACACCTACAGCAGCTGCGTAGGGCGCTGAGCCCAATGAGGCAATGGAGGCAGACATTCTTGACAGTCTcgacaagaaaaaggagacTATTGCtagaaagaaagtaaaagaagataCTGCTGTCGAAGAAGACTAATAGAGATGTAATATGACGAAGACAATATGACTTTCTTATACATTGTAGCTTCTGCGACAGTATCGTCTTTGCTAAATGCATTCGTGATCGAGAAATTGCCACATTTGGCGACTTTCTCCGCCCCGAGCAAATTTACCCCACGTAGATTTACCCCGCAACCTCCAGGCATTTCCTTAACAGTTCAGAAAGGAAGCAGCCCTAAGACTCCACAGGGAACCTAGAGCTGGGATGGCGGAGTCGACTCGCTTCTCGAACCTTGATCTCTGTTGGACATTCGGGACAAATTTCCTCTTACGCTTGGCCATGTCCACCAGGCCCGCTAACAGCGGTAGACTAACCGTAGGGGACAATTGCCTATTCCAGACACACCACTTTAACATATCAAGCTAGGTATTTTTAAGTGGCCATACGAGGCAAGTTGCTCCATCTGCATATGTTGTCAGGTTTTGGAGGGCAGTCTCAGCCATGAAATGACGTAATTTATCTATCGTGACCGTGATGATCCTAGCCTGTACATAACCTCCACTACCCGACTAACGAATCCAGTGTGCTGAATCTAAAAGTAATACTCAACCTTGGCTCCTTGATTCTCTCCTTGGCAGGTTATATTGTCAGTAGGACAGAGGTAAGAAGGGGAGCAAGAATTTCCTATTGGCCTCTGATCAGTAGTGCCTTGGGTAAAGTAACTTGTCAAAGTTGACTTTCAACTTCTTTTTGGTCGAACATGAGACCACCTGGGGCTGAACTCATAGAGATGGCTTAGAACAGATCATTCATGTCTCAGATATCCTCACCTGGAGGAACAAGTAACTGTAACTTATTTTACACCCTTTAGCGTAGTGGTCAAGTAACTATGCAAGCCCAAGGTGGAATGCAGAATATAGGTATACTGAATCATAGTGCTCACGTTTCTAACTTATTCTCTCAATTTGCAaggattttaataaaagccaaAGATGGAAGTTAGCATGGTCGTGATCGGGAACATAGCTTTCAGCAAATTGCAAGCGGAGGTCGTCTTGAACTCTAACGTGACACAGCCTACTAAGTGTATAGAGAATATCCTGAGAACTATCATCTCTACAGTATCATCCTATACAACACCCGAAATCCCTCATTTAGGCCTTGGATGCCACAGAAGCCTGGCTGCTGGCCTTGAGATCGCGCTGCATCTGTTTGGCCAACTTGACGTCAAACCCATTCTCAAAGACCTTCCTAACCTCTTCAAGCGGAAGCCCCTTCACCTCGGgataga
The window above is part of the Fusarium musae strain F31 chromosome 6, whole genome shotgun sequence genome. Proteins encoded here:
- a CDS encoding hypothetical protein (EggNog:ENOG41) → MAFAGKVIAITGGAQGIGLATARLVASRGASTSILDNNPTTLESVEKEFIANKWPIHTFTADIRQADQVDAWIESAVKRFGRLDGAVNAAGTVGKFHGQKPIALLDDDDWNLVMGINVNGAPGCAPYATSKHAVIGLTMSAAHDYGSHGIRINVVSPGGTHGPLMKSVVGDMPPPPPSVLGKYGQPEEVALQIAWLLGPESTHSSGSIFRVDGGEFC